The Leguminivora glycinivorella isolate SPB_JAAS2020 chromosome 1, LegGlyc_1.1, whole genome shotgun sequence genome includes a region encoding these proteins:
- the LOC125232075 gene encoding facilitated trehalose transporter Tret1-like produces the protein MRNIYIRQYIVVFAINLNCISFGMGTSWPSPVLVKLADDTETILTKPLEQDEGSWIVSISFLTGALGFMVSTALVDFVGRKQCVILSSAARLAAALLFLFASEVWMLIFGRAIVGLSEGILLSVIPVYASEIASKDIRGALGVMLQIFSSIGSVIMLSVGPFISYFYLNLMFTLISLVTSVPTVFLPDSPNFLYSKGREEESKTVLIFLRGSELIADQELKEYARNRNAEKTTLPAIFRDKMFQKSLGKSGFMSMNLVFVGFNCVMMYLQTILDATQTNIRSEVASGIIGAINLLASISTLLTTDRFGRRPILISTLLGLIVGMVGLGVFFKVTGMGAEVSGFLNYLPLISLILVVFCYSGGLGSLIWVVIAELFDDRSRGVGMATTLLLGAVPLFLVLRYFAPLTDIWGPAPIFWAFAGFCAVMVTFVAFRLPETKGKSFAEIQQELGN, from the coding sequence ATGAGAAATATTTATATTCGTCAGTATATAGTGGTGTTTGCAATAAACTTAAACTGCATCAGCTTTGGTATGGGAACAAGTTGGCCATCTCCAGTGCTGGTGAAGCTAGCTGACGACACAGAAACCATACTTACCAAGCCTTTAGAGCAAGACGAAGGATCTTGGATTGTTTCCATCTCTTTCCTTACTGGGGCATTGGGGTTCATGGTGTCGACCGCTTTAGTGGACTTTGTGGGTCGAAAGCAATGCGTGATCCTGTCAAGCGCCGCCAGGTTGGCAGCAGCTCTTCTGTTCCTATTCGCGAGTGAAGTGTGGATGCTCATATTCGGCAGGGCCATAGTCGGGCTTTCAGAAGGCATCTTATTGAGTGTAATACCAGTTTACGCCTCAGAAATTGCCAGCAAGGACATACGTGGAGCTTTAGGAGTGATGCTACAAATATTCAGTTCCATCGGCTCTGTGATCATGCTCAGCGTTGGACCCTTCATCTCATATTTCTATCTGAATCTCATGTTCACCCTGATCTCTCTCGTGACCAGCGTACCTACTGTGTTCCTGCCTGACAGCCCGAACTTCCTATATTCTAAAGGCAGAGAAGAAGAATCTAAAACAGTTCTCATATTTTTAAGGGGGTCTGAGCTCATCGCTGATCAAGAACTAAAGGAATACGCCAGAAACAGAAATGCGGAAAAAACAACTTTACCGGCGATATTTCGTGACAAAATGTTTCAGAAAAGCCTTGGAAAATCTGGATTCATGTCGATGAACCTGGTCTTTGTTGGATTCAACTGCGTTATGATGTATCTTCAGACGATTTTGGACGCAACTCAAACAAATATTAGATCTGAAGTGGCGTCTGGCATCATCGGTGCTATAAACCTTTTAGCTAGTATTTCGACACTGTTGACTACAGACAGGTTTGGGAGAAGACCTATTTTAATATCAACGTTGCTTGGACTAATTGTGGGAATGGTCGGTTTAGGGGTATTTTTTAAGGTGACTGGAATGGGAGCGGAAGTGTCCGGGTTTTTGAACTACCTCCCACTAATATCTTTAATTCTAGTGGTTTTTTGCTACAGCGGTGGTCTCGGATCGTTAATATGGGTTGTCATAGCGGAGCTCTTCGATGACCGTTCCCGTGGAGTCGGTATGGCGACCACGCTCCTATTGGGAGCCGTGCCTCTCTTCCTGGTGCTGAGATATTTCGCGCCCCTGACCGATATTTGGGGACCGGCGCCGATTTTCTGGGCGTTTGCTGGGTTCTGTGCCGTGATGGTGACGTTTGTGGCATTTAGATTGCCGGAAACAAAAGGGAAAAGTTTTGCGGAGATACAGCAAGAGTTGGGCaattga